The sequence GTCGCCATGGGTATTGACCACCCATTTCATCGGCTTCCCGGCCGTGGCCAGAATATCCTCGGGGATCAGCGGACACATCGAGAGATCCTCAAGGGCGTCCACCACGAGGACGCCTTCGCCCAGATCCGCCCACAGGCAGTTGTCCACTGCGTTGAGCATCCAGACACCGGGAGCCAGTTTCAGGATCGTATCGGTCTCAAACGTCATTCAAACACCGGGCCCGCACGGGCATTCTTTCTAAATCACGTTGGCGAGAAGGGCCTGGCTGCGGGCGTCGAGTTCCCCGTGGTTCAGCACCTCGTAGCGGTTCTCTTCCGCGTCAACAAAGAGGATGCGCTGCGCGTCGATCCAGTGGATGTTCTCACGCGGGTTGTTCACGGTGAAAGCAACGTTTCCACGGTCCGTCTCCACGTTCATCGTCAACAGCCCGAATTCCTCGCGTGCCTCGCGCACGCGTTTGATCCTGGGGATGAAATACCGGCGTTCCAGCGCGGCGTTGAGTGTCGCGCGTGACTCTTTATCGAGGTCATAACTGTCCCGGATCATACCGATCGGCTGGTCTTCACCGTCGCGGAAGGCGATCCAGTGCCGGCGATCTGTAAACGGGAACGCCCACACGGCGGTGACGCGCAGGTAGCAGCGATCGTGCAGGTGCAGGCGCACCGCTCCGGCGGGGGCCGGTTCGATGCGCGTGGTGGACGGATCCAGGTAGATCAGGTCCGTTCCGGTCTGGGTTATGGGAAGGTCTGTATTCACGGTACACCGACATGGTCTACCGTGAGGCGCCGCTTAGTCAAATGCGCAAAAGGCCGCCCGGTTGGGGCGGCCCTTCGCGCAGGTTCGTGTCACTCGCCGCAGGTCAGAACCGTCGTCGCTTCCATCTTCTTCACGGGATAGTTGCCCCAGAGGACGCTCGTTGACGATACGGCGTTGTCAATCGGTTGACCGGCGATATCCCAGACGTAGTTGTCGCCCCACAGAACGCTGCGGTCCCAGCCGATCTTCAGGAAGCCGGCGTAGTCGCCCGCGTCCAGGAAACAATTGCCCCACAATACGGAGTTTCCCCAGAGCACGCTCTCACCCTGGATTTGGGTTTGTCCCCAATCGGAGGGGACCGTCACGGCGCTACCGGTCGCCGAGACGTCCTGAAGCGTGGAGGCAACCCGCGCCGCGCCTGGGACGTTCAGGTATCCGGCGCCCTGCGTCATCGCGTCATATCGCGGGACGTTCGCCCCCAGCACGGGGTCGAAGCCGCCCATGGGCTGCGCCGTAACCATCAAGGCGACCTTGATGGCGTTGGGGGTGATGCCTGGGCGCTGCGAGATGATGAGGGCCGCGGCGGCGGAGACCACCGGGGCCGCCATGCTCGTGCCGGAGAGCACAAAGTAGTTGGCGCCCAGCGCGGGCGATCCGCCGTAAACCCACGGCGCCACGCGGTTGCCGGGGAATTTGGCGTCCAGGGAGGACCCGGCGGCCCGCACGGACACCACGCGGTTGCCGGGCGCCAGGATATCGGGCTTCGCGAAGTAATCGATCGCCGTGGGTCCGCGGCTCGTGTAGGTGGTGAGTGTATCGTCGGATCGGAACGATGTGCCGGAAGTCTTCATCGCGCCCACCGAGATCACGTTCGGATCGTTGGCCGGGCAGGTGATTCCGCCGTAGCCGGCGCCGTAATTGCCGGCGGCCGCAACCACCACGATTCCGGCGGCCACGGCGCGCTCACACGCCTGGCACAGCGGATCGGTCTTGGCGCTTTCTCGAATCTGGTGGCCGAGGCTGAGGTTGATCACCCCGATCCGGTAAGCGTCCCTGTTCGCGATGCACCAGTCGATGCCCTCGATGACCGTGCTGGTGAGGCCGGCCGCATTCGCGTCCAGGATTTTGACGCCGACAACGCCCGCGTCCGGGGCGCCGCCCAGGAAATGCCCGGTTCTGCCACCGCTGGAAATGCCCGAACCGGCGGCGATGCCGGCAACGTGCGTGCCGTGCCCGTTGTCGTCGTACGGGGCGGCGCGGTGGTTGACGAAATCGACGAAGCCGGAGAGCCGGATATCAGGGTTGGGCGAGACGCCGGAATCGAGCACCGCGACGGAGACGCCGGAGCCGGTGGAACCGGATGGAGCGTTCCAGACGGCATCGGCCCCAACCGAACGCGAGGCGTCGTCCCACGGCCCGGCATAGCCGCCGGGGGGGAGCTTGCGGAAAGTCGCGGCGACCGGAAGGTCCAGCGAAATACGTTTAACGTCCTGCCTGGCCGCCAGACCCCGTATCGATAGCGACGAGACGTCCGCCACGTAGCCGTTGAAGCGGCTGTAAACCGCGATCACGCGTCCACCCAGCCGCGACGGCAGCAGTCCGTCGGCGGATTTTGGATGGTTGAAAGTCTGGACGATAACGCGCTGCTTCGCGCCGGGTTTGGCCGCCATCGCGGCCACCAGATCCGGAGACAGTATGCCGGCAGCTGCCACTGGAAGGGGTACGGTGGCGCATGCAAGAAGGGCGCCGCCTGTCAATCTGATAAAGGCTGTAGATACGTGAAGCATGTAGATTCCCCTCGGCTCTTCGGCAACCCCACTGCCCTGGCTTGTGGCTTGAGCCGGTTGCTCGGCGCCCACCCGGTCGGATGGACGACCGTCCTCAAAAGATACAACGCACGATTTACCGCCGACGACGCAGCGACCGGCCGGACGCAGCGGTAAATAGCAATTTCAGGGCCAGCAAATGCCGGCCAAAACGCAGAACGGCCCGCCGGAGGCGGACCGTATCGCCAGGCGCTGAACATCTTAGTTGATAGGCGAACTCTTTGTATCCGCCATGCTCTTGTATTGGGTCCGGATGATCCCCGTCTGGTCTACATAAAACCATCGATCGCCGGATCCCGTCTGCGGGTGGCTCGTGAATGCGTAGGTCTGAGCGGTGGGATTTCCGAAGGTCAGGAACGTATAGCCGCTCTTGCTTCCGGAGCCAAGAGATGGGTTGATGAGTTTGGACGAATCCAGTTGGCTGAGGACGCCGTATTTGGGCGGGTTCTGCTTGACGCGGTAGGTCTCCTCCGCACTCACAAGGACGCGCATGGACGCGATCGCGCTCGCCTCGTTGGCCGATTTCTTGGCAGACGAGTAGTTGGGGATGGCGATGGACGCAAGTATGGCGATCACCCCTATGACGATCAGGAGTTCAAGCACTGTAAATCCTTGCGGCCTCCGTTTGAATGTGATGCGCAATGTCAGAGATCTCCTTTCCACGGACCCAAAATCGTACCGGCGACCCGAACGCGGGCTGAATGTTTATTCAACCATGCGACCGCTTCTTGAAGTCGGGGTTTGGTCGCATTCGCACTGCAACCGGCGACCGAACATGAGTCGGGCTGAAGGTACGCGCCCCTAACGCGAATGAACGGGAGGCGCGATCTCACCTAGAGGCCCCCGATGCTTACCGCTGGCTTGGGTTTCCCGGGGTCGTCCCTGCGGGCATCCGGCAGGTCTGACGACAAAAAGGGCCGCCCGATCGGGCGGCCCTGGAAGTGGGTCCGAACGCGCCTATTTCTTGGGCAGTACGCTCGCCGTGATGTGGGCCGCCGAGACGAACCCGAAGTGGATCGGTGAAGCATCCGCGGTCTGGCGCTGGGCAACGAAAACGGAGAACGCCCGGCCGGCGGTGTCCGAGGTGACCGGGTCGTCGAACGTGGTGATAGTCCGGGTCGCAATGGCGCCGGACGAATTCAGATAGCGCTCGGTCAGCGTGGCCGGAATCGTGTATGTGCCGGTATTGGGGATGGGTTTGCCGAAGTTTTCCGAATCGTCGATAGGCTGCAGCGGGTCGTCACTCACGAAGAGCCGGCGCGCCGTGTTGGAGTCCGGAGTTCCGAAGATGAAGATGTAGACGGGCTGCGAAGGGTCGCCGCCGCTCCAGGAGATGGTCATCGGGTCGCCGGCAGGCTGCTTGTAGTACGTAAGCTGGATCGGCTTGGGCGGCGTGGAATTGTCCAGAGAGGTGCTGCGCACCGGTGACGTCATCAGCATCTGCGGGATGGCCGCGGGCGAAGTTGCGCTGTGGCCCTGCACGGCTGTGGTGAACGTCTGGCCGGGGGTGAAGGCGACCGAACCCTGTACGTAGATCGTGCTGGTGCCGTCACCCGGGGTGACGGGGGTAACGTCCGCGCCGTCCAATTGCACTTTCGGGCCGTAGAACTGGTTACCGTCCTTGTCGAA is a genomic window of Armatimonadota bacterium containing:
- a CDS encoding DUF1854 domain-containing protein, giving the protein MNTDLPITQTGTDLIYLDPSTTRIEPAPAGAVRLHLHDRCYLRVTAVWAFPFTDRRHWIAFRDGEDQPIGMIRDSYDLDKESRATLNAALERRYFIPRIKRVREAREEFGLLTMNVETDRGNVAFTVNNPRENIHWIDAQRILFVDAEENRYEVLNHGELDARSQALLANVI
- a CDS encoding S8 family serine peptidase codes for the protein MLHVSTAFIRLTGGALLACATVPLPVAAAGILSPDLVAAMAAKPGAKQRVIVQTFNHPKSADGLLPSRLGGRVIAVYSRFNGYVADVSSLSIRGLAARQDVKRISLDLPVAATFRKLPPGGYAGPWDDASRSVGADAVWNAPSGSTGSGVSVAVLDSGVSPNPDIRLSGFVDFVNHRAAPYDDNGHGTHVAGIAAGSGISSGGRTGHFLGGAPDAGVVGVKILDANAAGLTSTVIEGIDWCIANRDAYRIGVINLSLGHQIRESAKTDPLCQACERAVAAGIVVVAAAGNYGAGYGGITCPANDPNVISVGAMKTSGTSFRSDDTLTTYTSRGPTAIDYFAKPDILAPGNRVVSVRAAGSSLDAKFPGNRVAPWVYGGSPALGANYFVLSGTSMAAPVVSAAAALIISQRPGITPNAIKVALMVTAQPMGGFDPVLGANVPRYDAMTQGAGYLNVPGAARVASTLQDVSATGSAVTVPSDWGQTQIQGESVLWGNSVLWGNCFLDAGDYAGFLKIGWDRSVLWGDNYVWDIAGQPIDNAVSSTSVLWGNYPVKKMEATTVLTCGE